The genomic segment AGCCAATTTGGCAAATTCTTGTAACTCAGTTCTAAGATTTGCATGCATCGTCTCTGAGGATCACTGGTAATGAGTGGATTCAAACTACGTGCAATTTGTTTCCATGATTCTGGTTTCATGTTTCTCCATTTAAGGAGACCTGCAATTGCAACAAATGAAAGAGGCAGCCCTTGACATTTCCTGGCATTGTCCTTCTCGACTTCCCATAGTTCCTCAGAGCAGCATTGTTTAGGAAATATCTTCATTCTTTGTAACTCCCACGTTTCATCATCAGAGAGTGGACGAAGATTAAAAAGATTACTTTCTAGTGTGACTTTGAAAACCACACCAGAGAGACTACTGGTTATCAAAATTGTACTTCCATTTTGGTCATTTGGGAAAGAGCTCTGTAAGTCATCCCATGCCCCAATATCCGACATGTCATCCATAAAGATAAGGTACTGATTTCTCCCCAAGCTTTGACACAACAGCAATTCCAAATCTTCATCTTCCATTGAATGGATATTATCAACAAGCTGTATAATGTGGCTCAAAATTTCAAGCAAGAGGTCTCTTTCGGTGTATACTTGTGAAACATAACACCATGCACGAGTATGGTAGTACCCGACAATTTCAGGGTCATCATACACTTTGTTAGCCAAAGTTGTTTTACCGATTCTAGGCATTCCAACAATGGAGATAGCATCTCTATGCAGTGATCCTCTTGTAAGTCGATTAACTATTTGCCTTCTGCTGATCATTGAGAATCACCACATCGTCACCAGTTCCAGTGGCTCTAGTCTGTGGAATCTCATGCCTTGTAGTCTGCACAATATTCTAGACTCCCACATCAAAGGCCTTGCTTTGAAATGTTTTGACCTGAATCTTAATGAGTCTGATCTCTTCTGAGATGTGAAAAAGCCACAGAAATTGGTTCCACTAATCACCATTTTTGACTGCCGACGAATCAATGACAGACTCTGCCTCATATGCCACATGAATAAGACGTGTACAAAGTTCCTTTGATCCTTCATTCTCTATGTCTTTCTCTATGAAATATATTAAATAAGATACCAAGAACTCAAAATCATCGCCACTCCCTCCATCCCATTAGAAGTGTAATACTTTCCTTTTTTGTCCGTCCCAAAATTAGTATTACTTACAAATAATGGCAATAAAACTTTCACCGATTTCCATTGATACCCTTAAATCTTACAGCAAGATTCTTTTATTTTAGTGGGCCCCAAAGTTCACCTATGAAATAGAGAATTTCCATTTGATGGTGTGTGAGTGTCATGTTAGATTAGAACTAGCAGGATTCATGCATTGCACTTTCACCAAAAGAACTTGAAAACATATTATAGGTATGGGTCCCACAATCTTATTACCACTCTATCCTACCTTCAATGGAGCAACACGTCAGGCTACATAGCTAATTCAAGCAGGGCATTCTTGGAACATAACCCATAACCTTTTGAAATCTGACCACTGTTGAAAAAATGTGAGATTCCCAAAGCACGACCAATTTATTGGAGTGGAGGGAGCATATAAAAAGTTTAATGAGTCTTGGCAGGGGAGTGTAAGTGTAAGCATATTTTGATTTTAGTTTTTGTTATATTTAAATTACCCTCATGTCTTTTAATTAAAGTTATTTGCATTTCAATCATAACactaataagaaaaatgaaaagtttcaaTAAATTACATCTCAAAAATATTGGTAATTAAAGTTAAAAACTGCCCACTTACAATTATATTAGCCAATCATTTTCTTCATCTCCAATTATTATATTCTTGTATGTGATAATTAAAGTTAACTATATTTTATATACATATTGGTTTAGAAGAAAATCATAATTAATAAAAAGGCAAAATATTATAAGCAGTTATTGAGAAAACAAAAGGTTAAATTGATGATTAAATTCACTATATTATATCATATGGTCTaagaaaacttcaaaaaattatcgataattattaaaaatatagCAAAAAGGTTACAACTACTGAAATTGATAAAAACTTATTGTATCCAAATCATAACGTCTTAGTATGTATTTTACTCAGGTTTTGTTGTATACACTGATTTGATAGAACATAGAAAATTTCCTCTTCATACTATCACAATCCAAGCAAAATATGCAACATGATAATCTTCCATCTCCAgagttcaataaatttttaaTTGCTTTGTATCTAATAAACATTTTCTACAACTAGCAATGCTTAATTTTGCTCATTATATAGTTTTTTAGTCAATATTATACCAATAACTTAGTTTAAATATGATAATCATCCATCTTCAGAGTTTTTATAATTATAGAATGCACAAtaaacttttaattgttttgaacaCAATAAACTTTTTGTACAATTACCAATTGTTTAATTTTGTTCATTATATAATTTCTTAGTTTATATTGTGCTAATAATCAAAGTTTTGcacaaaatttaatatattaaaggttttatattttggaaaaatatattCACGTGCAAAGCATGCACTTGAGGTATTACTGGTCCTCAGAAATGGTTTGAATATGATGGGTCAAATGTGCGACTAAATCACGATTCGACTTCATCAGCTGTTTTAATTTTTGCTGTAGAAACTCAATGAAGCATGGTGCAGGATTCTTGGGGAAATTTAGTATTGGGACTTGAAGATAAAGCTCTTCACGCTTTGCCTTCAAAACATCAACCTTTTTGAGCATATCAGATAGCCAAAGACCAATTTTATTCATAGGTTCTCCAATGACTTCATCAGTTGGAAAAGAATTATAGATAGATGTTAATCCAAAAGCCAATTCTTCCATACATTTCAAGCTGAGTCTCTCATTCTCTGTGATTTCTTTAAACTGAGTGAAGACAATTTCTATCACCATTGTGAGTTCCGATTTGGCACTTCATAAGGAACATGAAACTTGCATGACCTTCGAGCAAGTTTGATAAAAATTCCTTGATTTTTATTTCTCTGTCCCAATGTACTCTTGGAACATTGTAGCCAGACTCCTTCTCCTTTGGAAGGAATCCATTGGTCCAGCATGGAACCGGATAATACGTACTTTTTCTGGCTTTAGAAGACTTTGTCGATTACTTCCCTCTGTATACTGTTTACTAGCCGGACCCAGCTGACTTGCTTTCCTTGGCTCTTACTCCTGCACTCGGTGTAGTATGTTCTACTactgaaaatgaaaattggaaCCATGGTTTGCCATATCGGCCGATATCGATACCTATCGGCCGAGTCGTAATTGGAACGAAAGGAACCGGTACAATAGCGATCTCCGAATTGCGGATATTATCATATTCATGACAACTTTCTCTAACTCGACCGATATTGGCCGATTCAAATCCGTGATGCATGATATCAGCCAATATATCCGAATCAATTCGGAGTCGACTCGAATATTTGTTTAAATTATGcattttttggtattttctaattttagtaattttttcaaaatttttggaaaatttcattTGTTATAATTTTGGAAACTGGGATGTGATGTGTGCACGAATGGTGATGGTGATGATCAAGTGCGAGTTCCATTGAGCCCAGTGACACGTGCACGggtcaagctcttcaaagagtctcttcaagcccttgttcgaaatGTTCAAAACCAACAAGGggtccataggaacattgaaggcttggaagttgctaagcGAGTTGTTTACACATTGCTCCATGCCCATGAGTGCCCAAGTGATGACCACGCCTGAGCTTAATGGAGTGGCCGCATGTTAGTTTGATAGTTGGCTTTAATTCATTAgttagtttttcaatttttcaattaaagGTTCGGCCCACATAGCCACAAGCATGGCCGAACTCTCTTTCCTAGTTTAGGTAGATTTAGTAGTATGACAATCCTTGTTCCAATCGGATTTGGCATTGGTtgctagcctataaaagggttCATCTTGTACGAACAAAGGGTTACGAACTTTGACAATAAAATTTACATTgtttctcttacaatttcgagagttgCATCcatacttgcttggcaagggttttgagcaatccgcgtgacgtccttgattgttcatccggcctatctacttgagtaaccacctcaattggagttgCCGTTCTACCACTTTCTACCAAGTTGCATTGTCCCTCTTGGTCTTAGGTTCCGCAAATCCCAAACGGTTGATCATACTTCTAAATcattgggcaatcgtgctacgtgtctcggaacaaGTTGACCGAGGAGCGTATGAATTGGCTTCAGagttggttgaggtatcaatcCGTTATATCCACTTTCTTGTTCTTGTTTAGTTCATTCTAGGGTTTATTGTAGTCCACTGCCGTGTTCCTTGTTGCGTCttgaaaaaaaacaacaaaaatctgCCAAAGTCTTGTTTCTTCATTGCCGTAATTGCTGTCCGTTTGAGTcttcaatttctgtccgttatTGTGCCTATTCGTTGTCTTGATATTTGTCCATAGATGTGTTGCCGTTTGGTTTAAATCTCTGTCCGAAGTTTATCCCGTTGTTGCTTAAAATTTGTGGCCGTGGTTTTGTGTTGTCGCTTGGCAAAAACAATATTCTGTCCGTAGAGTCAATTTTGTCCAAACGAAGTGGAGTCGCAAGAGTCCATTGTCGTTGTGTCTTGCTGTCCAAAATCTGTCCAATCTTGTGTCTCGTGTTATCCAatttgttttacttgttttcaaatctgaaattggcaaaatttgttggtattttgtgaatcttgaaaggACCTCcaaagaatcttgagtttcttgaatttcttgaccacAACCTTGgagttcttgaagttcttgataacctCCTTGagagttcttgaaggatcttggagttcttgataATTATTGTTTGTGTGACTTGGCCGAAACCAAGtctggaaaaagaaagaaattccaTTCAGCCAACCCTTGATTTGTGTTGTGTTTGTCCGAtctaagtcaaaaaaaaaacagaaacgaaagaaaagaaagaaaagaagaatcggcaagaaacaaaacaagagaaaaaggaaagaaaggaagcaacCGAATTGTTTTTGGGAATTGGAACCAAATCTAATTTGTGCAAtccttcttggagtagaatttggaagttcctaaaagttgttacaagaagaaaagattttccaaaaggtttccaaaactaacttgtttccaaattcaattagaAAACTAAGTGGACAGCTTGGATAACTCTCCTATTCCCACTTGAATAAGTCCACTCAATttaggaaactagggttttgttcatttccttttcacATTAGCGCCACTTTCCCAAATCTGTCCACCTTTAGGAAGCATCCAAACCACACCCCACCGTGTCCAAATTGTTGCCAAAATTTGTGTCTtgttcttggttactcttgtgcGAGGCTTGGTGAACAATTTGAGGACTTTGTGCGGCATTTCTCAACTGCTCAAACTAGCAAAGTAAGGAATTTTGGTATGATTATTTGAGGGGAAAATGCCGGTTTTCATCCCTAAACTTTGGGGTAAGGACACATTTCGTCCCTCAACTTTTGGCCTCAACACATTTGATGtctgaattaataatttttgaCCAATGTTATCCTTAAACGGCTATTTTGCCCATTTTTAAACGGACAGTTAAGTATTCTTTGTTTCTTTGtctgaacaaaaacaaaatcaggTAAGTATCCAGCTGTCTCCACTTTCCCTTCTACGAAACCAACCTGAACTTGATTTGCTCTCTTCTAACCCTTTTCTTTCACTTCGGCAACAACCAAATCGCTTTTGTCCAAGACTAAGCTTTGTTTGCAAATTTCTCCAAGAGTAAACCCCCTCTTCCAAATCAAATTCTATCAACAAATCGAGAAGAAACTAGCATAAGGCAACAGCCAGCGTTGTGGCTGCATTTCCATAAAATGAGATCGAGAAGTCTTGAGTCGTCATCATCATCAACATCAAACAACAACACCCGGCTCTGTGGCTGTGGATTGCGGGCAAAAATGGCAACATCATGGCGGGATGATAATCCTGGCAGACGGTTCTATGGTTGTTCAAGATGGCCTgtaagaaaatttttatttttattactcTTTTGGCCCAAATTAATTGTGCTTTGCTGATGTTTCTGAATGGGTTTATATTTGTAGAGACCTGATAGGTGTAAATATTTTGAATGGCATGATGAACCAATTTGTACAAGAGGAAGGATGATTATACCGGGTTTGTTAAGAAGGGTGAATCGGATGGAAGAAACAATTGCAAAAAGCCGTAGAAGAGAAAAAATATTGATTGGCATCATCATACTATTGGCTATGCTGCTGATTATGTCTATTATTATGAAAAAGACTGGACATGCAATGGAGCGAAAGTTAGTGCTAAGCTTGGAGTGAGTTATTGAATTGGAGCTGCTAAATCTGTTCATTTTGGTTTTTGTACTGTTTTTGATTGGATTAGCAGCAGTAGAACTAGCATTGGATGGAATAAGATTATGGTGCTTATGATCAGAGAAACAAGGATGATAAAACAGAATGAGATGATTATGATGAGGCTTTTGTAGTTTTTTTGTAGATTTCTTGACGAAGATAATCCTGAGCAGAATGATGGCACGACCAGATGAAGATGATCCTGTAGGACTGCTTGTtccttgtgtgtgtgtgtgcgaaGAGATAAAGCCAAAGAAAAGCATCCAAGCTCAAGAGTGAATGTTGTTGGTTTCAACAGCCACTAATTATGACACTAGAATGTGAAGGTTATTAATTATCTGTGTATCATTATGTACATTTAGTCTTAAACTTAACCACTATATGTAATGAGTTAACGTTTTGTCATTTACTTGGGGTACtagagtttttcttttcttccataTTATATTACTTAGTTTCTCAAGTTCAATACGTTTGACCTGTAGAATTTGTCATCACTAAATCAAGGGCTCTTGATTAAAAGCCCTTGAACAagagaaagcaagaaaacatGAATCTCAtatctcaaaagggagaaaaattACTATTAAGAAAATGTGTAATTAAGTTATAGACCATTAATTTATATCAATATATACGCAAAACCAAACATGACAAAAATGGCAATATCTGATCCTTAAAatactcaaaatactccaaacaCATAATTAAAGTGAGCAAATACTCAAAATATACTCTCAACATTTTGTCAGTTTTTCAGCTGATGAAAGAGTAAAAATAGCAATATCTGATCCTTAAACGAGAGAAAGGATCACCACCATAAACAAAAAGGTGACCACCACCATAAACAAAAAGGTGACCACTACCAAAATAAGATATCAGCATCAAAAAAGGACAATTCCTACTGTCAACTTCAGTCCATAATCTACATCAAAATAAAAGATCCATGCAAGGCATCTACTATGAACATTTATAGTAGTTTGTTTTTCCCCTTCATTCTTGAAGAACCAGCAACTCGTTTGGTAGCAGcagtagcagcagcagcaacttCCATGTGGACAGATTTGGCTTTGACAGGCATCTGCACTTTCTCTTGCTCTTTTCTTGAATGTAGTGGTTGGCTGTATTTCACTTGAGATCTTTTTAGACCGAAAACTTCATATAAATTAGGAGACGCTGGGACAGAACTTGTAATAGGAACATCTTCCAAATGATTAGTCCCCTACAccatccaaataaataattagaaAATACTATGATAAGATAAACTTTGTTGCTGTGGCAAACATGTACCAAACTCACAGTTGAATTTGCAAACTCTGTTGCATCATGCATTGACCCATCTTGAACTCTACTTTTTGCATGTGGTCTTTtctgcaaaagaaaggaaaacatcaTCAATCAGTGACTCAATTTTTATAAACTATTGAatagaaggtgagaaaatgAAACTGTAACATAAAAAAAGTTGTAATGAAAGGCTTACTGTTCTTTTGGCAGACTTATTATTTGGATTCTTGTCAAATATTTGGGGAGTACATGTAACCAGAACCTCAGTGCGATTAGCTTCATTGCAGTCTCCACTGTCAACTTCATCAGATCTTGCATTATTGGCAGCTTCATTGCTCTGTATACCAGATCCTGAGGCATTGTTTTCAGCCTTTTTAAGCTTACAAGATCTCACGTTGTGATCTTTTTGCAGACAGTATTTGCATCTTATTACCTGCCCCACTCTACTCATTTTCTtggcctttttttccttttcttgctgGTCCTCATCAGCAGTCCTTCTCCTTTGTTTTTTAGGTCTTCCAGCTGTTTTACCATATAAAGGGGGTTTTGGACCATCAACATCAGTCTTCTCCCAATTTCCTTCCCCATTCATTGGACAAATAGCTCCTTCATAGCATTTTAGGTATGTCTCAACTGTATACCAGTTGGATAGATATAACATGGGATCCTTTTTAGCTAACCAAAGTGCAGCAATTACATGGGGACAAGGAATTCCTGTCAGCTCCCATCTCCTACATGAACAAGTGTACTCTTTAATATTCACAGCATAATGATCACCATATGAGTTGGAAACTTCATACAAGTCATCATTTGACTTGAAAGGAAAACACTGTGTTGCCTTATCCATTCTTTTTTGTACTCTCTCAATGATTCTAGGACAATACAGAGAGTCTTTCCATTTCTGTCTAGCAATGTCTCTATTCTGCTGCATTCTTTGCATCATATACAACCTTAGTATTTCCAGCATTTCAATGATTGGCTTCTCTCTAGCATCCAAAATTTTACTGTTGAAACACTCACAAATATTATTCAATAGGACATCACACTTCGAATGGGTGCTAAAGTATGCTCTGCTCCATTGAGATGGTGGTTTATCATCAAACCATTTGGCAGCATCCAAGTCAATTGCTGCCATGTCTTCTATTTTCCTGCCAAATTCTGCTGGTGTAGTTGCTTTTGCAGCAGCCCACAATGCTCTCCTTAGAGCTTCACCTTTGAACCCAGAAGTAGAAAAGTTGTTGTGTAAGTGCTTTACACAGAACCTATGGGCTGCATTTGGAAAAACATGACTACAAGCTTGAATTAGTCCCTTTTGCTTGTCACTCATGATAGTCCATTCATAAtctctctcaattttcaaaTCCTCTTTAAGCAACTTGAAGAACCATGTCCAGGATTCCTTGTTTTCACCGTCAACTGCAGCATATGCAACTGGAAAAATGCTATTATTAGCATCTAGTCCAACAGCAATTAATAGAATCCCCCCTACTATTCCTTTCAAAAATGTGCCATCTACCCCAATCAATGGCCTACACCCACCTAAAAAGCCTTGTTTCACTCCATGAAAACACATATAAAGTCTTTGGAACCTTTGCTGCCCTTTTGGAGTGCCATCCACAGTCTTTAATATGATAGAGCTACCAGGATTAGATTTCTGAATTTCATGCATGTAGGCTCCTAACTTGCTGTATTGGTCACTTTCACTACCATGAATAATGTCCAAAGCCTTTTTTCTAGCCCTATATGTTTGTTTTTTTGAGAAGGAGCATTTGTTTTCCTTCATCACTGTTTTTCTAAAATACTCCATATCTACCTTAGGATTGGATCTAAACTCCTCACAATACTTTCTACCAACCCATCCAGAATTTACAAGTGGATTTTCATAAGTAAAGCCACATTTGTGAATGTCCTCAAATGTCCTAATTTGCACACTTCCTTCCCCACCCAATTTTTTAGCATAGATCTGCCAATTACAGCCTTCATTTCTGCATTTTGCCCTCAATCTAACCAAATCCTGCTTCACAAATTTACAAGGCCTCCCCTGTCTCACACTGTAGTTCGTAATAGCTAACTTGCACTCTTTGATGGTACTAAAATACATCTTTAATTCCAATTTTGGATTATCCATGTGCTTGGGATTGAACACAACAAACCTATTACTACCATTTTCATCATCAGACCCATGTacactctcaaaatctgattcaGAATTAGGGgctacatcatcatcttcaggTTGAACCAAATCAGCCTCAACCTGTCCTTGTTTTGCCGAATTAGTTTGCAATTCCTTATAGTGCTCTACACCCAACCATTCAGCATTTTTATCTATGTTACCATCGAAATCAGCATCATCTTCTTCACTTTGATTATAATCAGAATCTAACGCTGAGAAGAAAGACTCACTGGATGAATCAGCTTCATTGTTATCATTCCCTCCCCTTTCATGGTCATCATTTGCAGTTTTATCTTTACCATTACTAGGACTTTTTTCATTCTCATCAACCTCATAAGGATCATAGCCAAGTTGGTGAACCAGAATTTCATGGAATGAGACTTCAACGTACAAGATAATTTCCTTAATTGAACCAGCAGTCCTCTGaatatatccatttaattctcTACTATTGTCTATCCTTTTAAAGCTATTGTTCTCCCAACCATAGTACACTTTGTGACCAAAGACACCAGCAGCCTCAATCAATCTATCCACTTCAAAAATACTCAAACCTATACTCTCAATGTAATCAAGGACACATACATCTCCACCCTTATAATGTGGTTGAGGAGTGTAAAAAATCAACCCCCCACAGTGACATTTTAGTGTAATCAGTGAGCTACCTTGTTctgataattaaaaaaaattgtatatatCAAATACTGAATAAGTAAACAAACCACAACTTTCATATTCTAACAGAATCGGATAAACCATATGTTCTaaccattaaaaaaattaaacttttcAAACA from the Coffea arabica cultivar ET-39 chromosome 11e, Coffea Arabica ET-39 HiFi, whole genome shotgun sequence genome contains:
- the LOC113718103 gene encoding putative late blight resistance protein homolog R1B-16 is translated as MISRRQIVNRLTRGSLHRDAISIVGMPRIGKTTLANKVYDDPEIVGYYHTRAWCYVSQVYTERDLLLEILSHIIQLVDNIHSMEDEDLELLLCQSLGRNQYLIFMDDMSDIGAWDDLQSSFPNDQNGSTILITSSLSGVVFKVTLESNLFNLRPLSDDETWELQRMKIFPKQCCSEELWEVEKDNARKCQGLPLSFVAIAGLLKWRNMKPESWKQIARSLNPLITSDPQRRCMQILELSYKNLPNWLKACFLCLVVFQEDEEISVQNLTWLWMVEGCWHKKNGDSGSNFDT
- the LOC140021767 gene encoding uncharacterized protein, translating into MLYLSNWYTVETYLKCYEGAICPMNGEGNWEKTDVDGPKPPLYGKTAGRPKKQRRRTADEDQQEKEKKAKKMSRVGQVIRCKYCLQKDHNVRSCKLKKAENNASGSGIQSNEAANNARSDEVDSGDCNEANRTEVLVTCTPQIFDKNPNNKSAKRTKRPHAKSRVQDGSMHDATEFANSTGTNHLEDVPITSSVPASPNLYEVFGLKRSQVKYSQPLHSRKEQEKVQMPVKAKSVHMEVAAAATAATKRVAGSSRMKGKNKLL